The Streptomyces albofaciens JCM 4342 genome has a segment encoding these proteins:
- a CDS encoding ATP-binding protein — MATVSPPQNWAYTLQLPRSPGAPRIARVILRAALDHHGMEELTEVAELLTSELVTNAYQHTDGPSSVRVRRVREDRVRVSVWDTDPVIPASFDRPVDVFGGGPGAAPDAEAGRGLLLVRLCAANWGGHPIGAELFGLDGKALWFELVTGRDAFDVAA; from the coding sequence ATGGCCACCGTATCCCCGCCCCAGAACTGGGCCTACACCCTCCAACTCCCCCGCTCCCCCGGGGCACCCCGCATCGCGCGGGTGATACTGCGTGCCGCGCTTGACCACCACGGCATGGAGGAACTGACCGAGGTGGCCGAGCTGTTGACCAGTGAGCTGGTGACCAACGCGTACCAGCACACCGACGGGCCCTCCTCGGTGCGGGTGCGGCGCGTGCGGGAGGACCGGGTTCGGGTCAGTGTGTGGGATACCGATCCGGTGATTCCGGCGTCGTTCGACCGGCCTGTTGATGTGTTCGGCGGCGGGCCGGGTGCCGCCCCGGACGCGGAGGCCGGACGCGGGCTGTTGCTCGTCCGGCTCTGCGCGGCCAACTGGGGCGGGCACCCGATCGGGGCGGAGCTCTTCGGGCTGGACGGGAAGGCGCTCTGGTTCGAGCTGGTCACGGGGCGCGACGCGTTCGACGTCGCGGCGTGA
- a CDS encoding bifunctional metallophosphatase/5'-nucleotidase has translation MSPRPQRRRAMRALTAGAAALAVAAGLTAAAAPAGAEGAATASPARHGGHGHGGHSGRTVDVQLLSFNDFHGNLEAPQGSSGTVEEIQPDGSRKKVEAGGVEYLANALRTARKGHPYSVTAAAGDMVGGSPLLSGLFHDEPTIEAMNKLGLDVTSVGNHEFDEGRAELTRLQKGGCHPTDGCYEKGKRFKGADFPYLAANVTDEKTGRPILKPYTVWKHKGVKIGFIGVTLEGTPNVVSANGVKGLKFHDEAETIDKYAKELDRQGVKSIVALIHEGGMPASTAYNYDCDSPGPGSGISGPIAEIAKKVTPKVDALVTGHTHQAYTCTIPDPAGMPRTVTSAASFGKLYTDTTLTYDRHTKDIVRTSVKSATARNHVVNRTQPKAADMTALIRRWNKLAAPVANKPVGYISADIPGRGQATPETPLGDLIADAQLEATRAADKGGAQLALMNPGGIRSDLAHKASGSEGDGVVTYGEAFTVQPFTNMTNVVSLTGAQLLTALQQQVSGPNEASPKILQMSEGLTYTLDLTKSGAARVVADSVRLDGAPLDPAKTYRVAMNEFLAGGGDGFTALKEGKDKYVGPSDLDAFTAYLTAHSSAAAPLAPPKADRITVTK, from the coding sequence ATGTCACCGAGACCTCAGCGGCGGCGCGCGATGCGCGCCCTGACGGCCGGGGCGGCGGCGCTCGCCGTGGCCGCCGGCCTCACGGCGGCGGCCGCGCCCGCCGGTGCCGAAGGCGCCGCGACCGCCTCGCCCGCCCGGCACGGCGGCCACGGACACGGCGGCCACTCCGGCCGCACCGTCGACGTCCAGCTGCTCTCCTTCAACGACTTCCACGGCAACCTGGAGGCCCCGCAGGGCTCCTCCGGCACCGTCGAGGAGATCCAGCCCGACGGCAGCCGCAAGAAGGTCGAGGCGGGCGGCGTCGAGTACCTGGCCAACGCGCTGCGCACGGCGCGCAAGGGCCACCCGTACTCGGTCACCGCGGCGGCCGGTGACATGGTCGGCGGCAGCCCGCTGCTGTCCGGGCTCTTCCACGACGAGCCGACCATCGAGGCGATGAACAAGCTCGGCCTGGACGTCACCTCCGTCGGCAACCACGAGTTCGACGAGGGCCGCGCCGAGCTGACCCGCCTCCAGAAGGGCGGCTGCCACCCGACGGACGGCTGCTACGAGAAGGGCAAGCGCTTCAAGGGCGCCGACTTCCCCTACCTCGCCGCGAACGTCACCGACGAGAAGACCGGCCGCCCGATCCTCAAGCCGTACACCGTCTGGAAGCACAAGGGCGTCAAGATCGGCTTCATCGGGGTCACGCTGGAGGGCACCCCCAACGTGGTCAGCGCCAACGGCGTCAAGGGCCTGAAGTTCCACGACGAGGCCGAGACCATCGACAAGTACGCCAAGGAGCTGGACCGGCAGGGCGTGAAGTCGATCGTCGCGCTGATCCATGAGGGCGGCATGCCCGCCTCCACCGCGTACAACTACGACTGCGACAGCCCCGGGCCCGGGTCGGGGATCTCCGGGCCGATCGCCGAGATCGCCAAGAAGGTCACACCGAAGGTGGACGCGCTGGTCACCGGCCACACCCACCAGGCGTACACGTGCACGATCCCGGACCCGGCCGGGATGCCGCGCACCGTCACCTCGGCCGCGTCCTTCGGCAAGCTCTACACGGACACGACGCTCACCTACGACCGGCACACCAAGGACATCGTCCGTACGTCGGTGAAGTCGGCCACCGCGCGCAACCACGTCGTCAACCGCACCCAGCCCAAGGCCGCCGACATGACCGCGCTGATCCGGCGCTGGAACAAGCTCGCCGCGCCGGTCGCGAACAAGCCCGTCGGCTACATCTCCGCCGACATTCCGGGCCGTGGGCAGGCGACGCCCGAGACGCCGCTCGGCGACCTGATCGCCGACGCGCAGCTGGAGGCCACCAGGGCGGCGGACAAGGGCGGGGCGCAGCTCGCGCTCATGAACCCCGGCGGCATCCGCTCCGACCTGGCGCACAAGGCGTCCGGGAGCGAGGGCGACGGCGTGGTCACGTACGGCGAGGCCTTCACCGTGCAGCCCTTCACCAACATGACCAACGTGGTGAGCCTCACCGGCGCACAGCTGCTGACCGCGCTCCAGCAGCAGGTCAGCGGCCCGAACGAGGCGTCCCCGAAGATCCTTCAGATGTCGGAGGGGCTGACGTACACGCTGGACCTGACCAAGTCGGGCGCCGCCCGCGTGGTCGCGGACTCGGTACGCCTGGACGGTGCGCCGCTGGACCCGGCGAAGACCTACCGCGTCGCGATGAACGAGTTCCTGGCCGGCGGCGGTGACGGCTTCACCGCTCTGAAGGAGGGCAAGGACAAGTACGTCGGCCCGTCCGACCTGGACGCCTTCACCGCGTACCTGACCGCGCACTCCTCGGCCGCCGCGCCGCTGGCGCCGCCGAAGGCGGACCGGATCACGGTGACGAAGTAG
- a CDS encoding MEDS domain-containing protein produces MPFHAEEHARIVSVERLRPGDHAFASYTDEESCWATLGSYTHAGISRGERVLLFADPALSEDTVLERLEAYGPPVGFSVRRGQLKLLTMDRMWLPRTLSVERQMAGLRREVEDALGEGYTSVRSAIDMAWVASFGADIEQVLWRESEGCHYLFRDGRYTEICTYDETGFSDDVLDRASAGHPTALLERPGTLLAVPFTEGGDGTYGLRLIGEADLSTRERFDTALRRIAASDAPRAVLDLTELTFLDVYCARAVLRLAGTADDRHVVVRCGGIHVHTFLLLGALDIPQLTVEGE; encoded by the coding sequence TTGCCCTTCCACGCCGAGGAGCATGCCCGCATCGTGTCGGTGGAGCGCTTGCGGCCGGGCGACCACGCCTTCGCGAGCTACACGGACGAGGAGTCGTGCTGGGCCACGCTCGGCTCGTACACCCACGCCGGCATCAGCCGTGGCGAAAGGGTGCTGCTCTTCGCGGACCCGGCCCTGTCGGAGGACACCGTGCTGGAGCGCCTGGAGGCCTACGGCCCGCCGGTCGGATTCTCCGTGCGGCGCGGCCAGTTGAAGCTGCTCACCATGGACCGGATGTGGCTGCCGCGGACCCTCTCGGTGGAGCGGCAGATGGCCGGGCTGCGGCGGGAGGTCGAGGACGCGCTGGGCGAGGGGTACACGAGTGTCCGCAGCGCCATCGACATGGCCTGGGTGGCGTCCTTCGGCGCGGACATCGAACAGGTGCTGTGGCGGGAGAGCGAGGGCTGCCACTACCTGTTCCGCGACGGCCGGTACACCGAGATCTGTACCTACGACGAGACCGGCTTCAGCGACGACGTACTGGACCGGGCGTCGGCCGGGCACCCCACGGCCCTGCTGGAACGACCCGGCACCCTGCTGGCCGTCCCGTTCACGGAGGGCGGGGACGGCACGTACGGGCTGCGGCTGATCGGCGAGGCCGACCTGTCCACGCGCGAGCGGTTCGACACCGCCCTGCGCCGTATCGCCGCCTCGGACGCGCCGCGCGCCGTCCTGGACCTCACCGAGCTGACCTTCCTCGACGTCTACTGCGCGCGGGCCGTGCTGCGGCTGGCCGGCACCGCGGACGACCGGCACGTCGTCGTCCGGTGCGGCGGCATACACGTCCACACGTTCCTGCTTCTGGGGGCGCTCGACATCCCGCAGCTGACCGTGGAAGGCGAGTGA
- a CDS encoding IS630 family transposase (programmed frameshift), which yields MRYPQGGGLTAERRAFRERIRMDAAAMFAAGQASDVIAKRLRVSVRSVQRWRRIWQDTGRQGLRSQGPAARPALSEALFSVLEQELAKGPVAHGWPDQTWTLARIRTLIGRRFHKSFTLSGIAKMLRRHGWSHQVPARRALERDEEAVRLGEGHVAHGGSGAAALGAWLCFEDEAGFSVTPPIRRTWAQRGHTPLIRVRGRSQRRFSIAALACYRPGRRSRLIYRPKRHGNVKEARRRSFTWSDYRDLLIAAHQQLGGPIAVVWDNLNVHKDARLRAFIDSRDWITVHYLPPYAPDLNPVEGIWSLLRRRCQANAAFTDPDDLMQALRRGLRQLQHRSDVIDSCLAATGLPLTTTPGQPQ from the exons ATGAGGTATCCGCAAGGCGGTGGCCTGACGGCTGAGCGGCGGGCGTTTCGCGAGCGCATCCGGATGGATGCGGCCGCGATGTTCGCCGCCGGGCAGGCCAGTGATGTGATCGCGAAGCGGCTGCGGGTCAGCGTCCGCTCGGTACAGCGGTGGCGCCGGATCTGGCAGGACACGGGGCGGCAGGGCTTGCGCTCGCAAGGGCCGGCAGCCCGGCCAGCACTGAGCGAAGCCTTGTTCTCGGTGCTGGAGCAGGAACTGGCCAAGGGGCCGGTGGCGCATGGCTGGCCGGACCAGACCTGGACCCTGGCACGGATCCGCACGCTCATCGGACGCCGGTTCCACAAGAGCTTCACCCTCTCGGGTATCGCGAAGATGCTGCGGCGGCACGGCTGGTCCCATCAGGTGCCGGCCCGGCGGGCGCTGGAGCGCGATGAGGAGGCGGTG CGGCTGGGTGAAGGACACGTGGCCCACGGTGGAAGCGGTGCGGCGGCGCTCGGGGCCTGGCTGTGCTTCGAGGATGAGGCCGGCTTCTCGGTGACGCCGCCCATCCGCCGCACCTGGGCCCAGCGCGGCCACACGCCGCTCATCCGGGTCCGGGGACGTTCCCAGCGCCGCTTTTCGATCGCCGCTTTGGCCTGCTACCGCCCCGGCCGACGCTCCCGCCTGATCTATAGGCCCAAGCGGCACGGCAACGTCAAGGAGGCCAGGCGCCGCAGCTTCACCTGGAGCGATTACCGTGACCTGCTCATCGCAGCCCACCAGCAGCTGGGCGGCCCGATCGCCGTCGTCTGGGACAACCTGAACGTGCACAAGGACGCCCGACTGCGGGCTTTCATCGACAGCCGAGACTGGATCACCGTTCACTACCTGCCGCCCTACGCTCCCGACCTCAACCCCGTCGAAGGCATCTGGTCCCTTCTGCGTCGCAGATGCCAGGCCAATGCCGCCTTCACCGATCCCGACGACCTCATGCAGGCCCTCCGCCGCGGCCTGCGCCAGCTCCAGCACCGCAGCGACGTCATCGACAGCTGCCTCGCCGCAACAGGACTGCCTTTAACGACAACACCCGGACAACCTCAGTAG
- a CDS encoding DUF3574 domain-containing protein, with protein MTPTSDRLSRTSRGPRRSRSRLAAVTLGAALLGAGAPTAYAALTDDDRPAATSAAVPSRQAEGRPYIETSLLFGTARPNGGPPVTDKEFHAFVDAYVTPRFPAGLTVQDGYGQYRDSHGTIERERSYELILLYPTSEAGPNDPKIEQIRAAYLKRFGQESVARIDDRARVDF; from the coding sequence ATGACACCGACCTCCGACCGCCTCTCCCGCACCTCTCGCGGACCCCGCCGCTCCCGGTCGCGCCTGGCCGCGGTCACGCTCGGCGCCGCGCTCCTGGGCGCCGGCGCGCCCACCGCGTACGCGGCACTCACCGACGATGACCGGCCCGCCGCCACGAGCGCCGCCGTCCCGTCCCGCCAGGCCGAGGGGCGCCCGTACATCGAGACGAGCCTCCTGTTCGGCACCGCCCGGCCGAACGGCGGGCCCCCGGTCACCGACAAGGAGTTCCACGCCTTCGTCGACGCGTACGTCACGCCGCGCTTTCCCGCCGGGCTGACGGTGCAGGACGGCTACGGGCAGTACCGCGACTCCCACGGCACGATCGAGCGGGAGCGCTCGTACGAGCTGATCCTGCTCTATCCGACGTCCGAGGCCGGGCCCAACGACCCGAAGATCGAGCAGATCCGCGCCGCCTACCTGAAGCGCTTCGGCCAGGAGTCCGTGGCCCGTATCGACGACCGCGCGAGGGTGGACTTCTGA
- a CDS encoding NADPH-dependent F420 reductase, with protein sequence MTTLGIIGSGHIGAAVARLAVAAGLPVVLANSRGPETLGRLTGELGPSATAGTAEDAALAGDIVVTAVPLTAVPSLPASALRGRIVLDTSNYYPRRDGRITPLDTEELTTGELVRQHLPGARLVKAFNNILAHHIPQLARPTAAPDRSALPIAGDDGDAKRSAAALIDRLGFDTVDVGPLAESWRFEPESAAYTRLYAADPDAPRERLSDVPGLPVPAEGLRTALAHAQRVRVAHRTY encoded by the coding sequence ATGACGACTCTGGGAATCATCGGCAGCGGGCACATCGGCGCGGCGGTCGCCCGGCTGGCGGTGGCCGCCGGCCTGCCCGTCGTCCTGGCCAACTCCCGCGGCCCGGAGACCCTTGGCCGGCTCACCGGCGAACTGGGGCCGTCGGCCACGGCGGGCACCGCCGAGGACGCCGCGCTGGCCGGTGACATCGTCGTGACCGCCGTCCCCCTGACGGCCGTGCCCAGCCTCCCCGCGTCCGCCCTGCGCGGCCGGATCGTCCTGGACACCAGCAATTACTACCCGCGGCGCGACGGCCGGATCACCCCGCTCGACACCGAGGAGCTGACCACCGGCGAACTGGTGCGGCAGCACCTGCCCGGGGCCCGCCTCGTCAAGGCGTTCAACAACATCCTGGCGCACCACATCCCCCAACTCGCCCGCCCCACCGCCGCACCGGACCGGTCCGCGCTGCCCATCGCCGGCGACGACGGCGACGCGAAGCGGTCGGCGGCGGCCCTGATCGACCGGCTCGGCTTCGACACGGTGGATGTCGGGCCGCTGGCCGAGAGCTGGCGCTTCGAGCCGGAGTCGGCCGCCTACACCCGGCTGTACGCCGCCGACCCGGACGCCCCGCGCGAGCGCCTGTCCGACGTGCCGGGCCTGCCCGTACCGGCCGAGGGCCTGCGCACGGCCCTCGCCCACGCCCAGCGCGTACGCGTCGCCCACCGCACGTACTGA
- a CDS encoding VOC family protein, which produces MSAIRQVQITFDCAEPERVARFWCEVLGYVVPPPPEGFATWDAYDRSLPPERQGASFACGDPTGVGPRLYFQRVPEGKVVKNRVHLDVRVGTGLVGEERLAALEAECARLVALGATRVHVLLADEFNESCILMQDVEGNEFCLD; this is translated from the coding sequence ATGTCGGCAATCAGGCAGGTACAGATCACCTTCGACTGCGCGGAACCCGAGCGCGTCGCCCGCTTCTGGTGCGAGGTGCTGGGGTACGTCGTACCGCCGCCACCGGAGGGGTTCGCCACATGGGACGCATACGACCGCTCGCTGCCGCCGGAGCGGCAGGGCGCGTCGTTCGCCTGCGGCGACCCCACGGGCGTGGGCCCGCGCCTGTACTTCCAGCGCGTCCCCGAAGGCAAGGTCGTCAAGAACCGGGTGCACCTCGACGTACGGGTCGGCACCGGGCTCGTGGGCGAAGAACGCCTCGCCGCGCTCGAAGCCGAGTGCGCACGACTGGTCGCGCTCGGCGCGACGCGCGTGCACGTGCTGCTGGCCGACGAGTTCAACGAGTCGTGCATCCTCATGCAGGACGTCGAGGGCAACGAGTTCTGCCTCGACTGA
- the mshD gene encoding mycothiol synthase — MTDAAQDKARTGRRIEVADELAPDAAAAVLELIELAAATDGQPAVSEQGRLQLRGGRREGVRHLLLYVPGGPDDEAGVLAGYAQLEDTDPVEAPAAELVVHPSHRGHGHGRALGTGLLEQSGRRLRVWAHGGHSAARHLAQTLGMTLFRELRQMRRPLGNLDLAEPVLPEGVTVRAFQPGTDDAAWLEANAAAFAHHPEQGSLTQRDLDDRKAEPWFDPKGFFLAERGGRLIGFHWTKIHSEEGLGEVYVVGVRPDAQGGGLGKALTAIGLRHLAAQGVPTAMLYVDADNGPAVSVYERLGFTTHETDLMYRTET; from the coding sequence ATGACTGACGCAGCACAGGACAAGGCCCGGACCGGCCGGCGGATCGAGGTGGCGGACGAACTGGCGCCGGACGCGGCCGCCGCCGTCCTCGAACTGATCGAGCTGGCCGCGGCGACGGACGGGCAGCCCGCGGTGTCCGAACAGGGACGGCTCCAGCTGCGCGGCGGGCGGCGCGAGGGCGTACGGCACCTGCTGCTGTACGTACCGGGCGGGCCGGACGACGAGGCCGGGGTGCTCGCCGGGTACGCACAGCTGGAGGACACCGATCCCGTGGAGGCGCCCGCCGCCGAGCTGGTCGTGCACCCGTCCCACCGGGGCCACGGCCACGGCCGCGCGCTGGGCACCGGGCTGCTGGAGCAGTCCGGCCGCCGCCTGCGGGTGTGGGCGCACGGCGGCCACTCGGCGGCCCGCCACCTCGCCCAGACCCTCGGCATGACGCTCTTCCGCGAGCTGCGGCAGATGCGCCGCCCGCTGGGCAACCTGGACCTGGCGGAGCCGGTGCTTCCGGAAGGCGTGACCGTACGCGCCTTCCAGCCGGGTACGGACGACGCGGCATGGCTGGAGGCCAACGCGGCGGCCTTCGCCCACCACCCCGAACAGGGCTCGCTGACCCAGCGGGACCTCGACGACCGCAAGGCCGAGCCCTGGTTCGACCCCAAGGGCTTCTTCCTCGCCGAGCGCGGCGGCCGGCTGATCGGCTTCCACTGGACCAAGATTCACTCGGAGGAGGGCCTGGGCGAGGTGTACGTGGTCGGGGTCCGGCCGGACGCGCAGGGCGGCGGCCTCGGCAAGGCGCTCACCGCGATCGGCCTGCGGCACCTGGCGGCACAGGGCGTGCCGACGGCGATGCTGTACGTCGACGCGGACAACGGGCCCGCCGTCTCGGTCTACGAGCGGCTCGGGTTCACCACGCACGAGACGGACTTGATGTACCGCACGGAGACGTGA
- a CDS encoding DUF4287 domain-containing protein produces MTETVVKGPASYFPSIEKKYGKPIAEWKDLIRASPLGKHMELVGWLKAEHGMGHGHANALVAHTLAEDKEKGGGE; encoded by the coding sequence ATGACTGAAACCGTTGTCAAGGGTCCGGCCAGTTACTTCCCGTCGATCGAGAAGAAGTACGGGAAGCCGATAGCCGAGTGGAAGGACCTCATCCGCGCTTCGCCGCTGGGCAAGCACATGGAGCTGGTCGGCTGGCTCAAGGCCGAGCACGGGATGGGGCACGGGCACGCCAACGCGCTGGTCGCGCACACCCTCGCGGAGGACAAGGAGAAGGGCGGGGGCGAGTAG
- a CDS encoding helix-turn-helix domain-containing protein has product MLVPSSAPPTLRQRRLGIELRKLRERAGLSTTGAAEMLGVNQSRISNIESGRYAVGPERVRVMAHNYACVDDRLISALAAMTGGRTRGWWEEYRELLPGSMLDLAELEHHATALRVASVVHLPGLLQTAAHARAIFSEVVPKLAAYEIEHRVSHRIKRQAILHGDQPTPVTVVLHEAALRMGFGGRETAREQLKHLNEMGENDHVTVVVIPFGGGAFPGSEQPIVYVSAAVPQLDTVQLDTDHGQEFLDAEAQLGKYRSVLDRMEGCALTPDKSRDLIHGVIREL; this is encoded by the coding sequence ATGCTGGTGCCATCAAGTGCTCCACCAACGCTGCGGCAGCGGCGACTCGGGATTGAGCTGCGCAAACTTCGCGAGCGTGCAGGCCTGTCCACGACCGGGGCAGCCGAGATGCTGGGCGTCAACCAATCGCGCATCAGCAACATCGAGTCGGGCAGGTACGCCGTCGGACCCGAACGGGTGCGGGTCATGGCCCACAACTACGCGTGCGTTGACGATCGGCTCATCAGTGCCCTGGCCGCCATGACGGGCGGACGCACGCGTGGTTGGTGGGAGGAGTACCGCGAGCTGCTCCCCGGCAGCATGCTCGACCTGGCTGAACTCGAACACCACGCCACGGCCTTGCGCGTCGCGTCCGTCGTCCACCTGCCCGGGCTCCTCCAGACTGCGGCTCACGCCCGGGCCATCTTCAGCGAGGTTGTCCCGAAGCTGGCGGCCTATGAGATCGAACATCGGGTCTCGCACCGGATCAAGCGGCAGGCCATACTCCACGGTGACCAGCCGACGCCGGTGACGGTGGTGCTGCACGAGGCGGCCCTGCGCATGGGCTTCGGAGGCCGGGAGACCGCCCGGGAGCAGCTGAAGCACCTGAACGAGATGGGCGAGAACGACCACGTGACCGTCGTGGTCATCCCGTTCGGAGGAGGTGCCTTCCCCGGCTCCGAGCAGCCCATCGTGTACGTATCCGCGGCGGTACCGCAGCTCGACACCGTCCAGCTCGACACGGACCACGGGCAGGAGTTCCTGGACGCGGAGGCCCAGTTGGGGAAGTACCGGTCGGTGCTCGACCGAATGGAAGGGTGCGCCCTCACGCCGGACAAGTCCCGCGATCTGATCCACGGCGTCATCCGCGAACTGTGA
- a CDS encoding META domain-containing protein encodes MALTGVLLACGTHTGVKDAEREETGAAQPRGTTPEPTPSRVPFTGTHWNIERLRLDDGVTAAPHGSAWFAFDGRGRVTGSLGCHRFRADADIDGRQVRIGEVRVSDASSASGHGGQRECSREQVTFEKYVKTLLRGGLRVDSGPSADMGFLVDPRKDGFQLQRGAPAPLIGTKWSVQSLYEEDTQVPLTEIAPGIGEVHVVFAGDGTVRGNLGCNDFEARAEVAATTIRFSDPVTTTHRTCDDSAKAVEKRLLKVFREQAKYRLDHDTMGVSTGNDVPALVGGFSARKAVVTEEEQKEGEGK; translated from the coding sequence TTGGCGCTGACCGGCGTACTGCTGGCGTGCGGGACGCACACCGGGGTCAAGGACGCGGAGCGCGAGGAAACCGGAGCCGCCCAGCCGCGCGGGACCACGCCGGAACCGACACCCTCCCGCGTCCCCTTCACCGGCACGCACTGGAACATCGAACGGCTGCGGCTGGACGACGGCGTGACGGCGGCCCCGCACGGCTCGGCCTGGTTCGCATTCGACGGTCGCGGGCGCGTGACGGGCAGCCTCGGGTGCCACCGCTTCCGGGCCGACGCCGATATCGACGGGAGGCAGGTACGCATCGGAGAAGTACGGGTTTCCGATGCCTCGTCGGCTTCCGGGCACGGCGGGCAGCGGGAGTGCAGCCGCGAACAGGTCACGTTCGAGAAGTACGTGAAAACGCTGCTGCGCGGCGGTCTGCGGGTCGACAGCGGCCCCTCGGCGGACATGGGGTTTCTCGTCGACCCCCGCAAGGACGGATTCCAGTTGCAACGCGGTGCCCCCGCACCCCTCATCGGCACCAAATGGTCCGTGCAATCCCTGTACGAGGAGGACACCCAGGTGCCGCTGACCGAGATCGCCCCGGGCATCGGTGAGGTCCACGTGGTCTTCGCGGGCGACGGCACCGTACGCGGCAACCTCGGCTGCAACGACTTCGAGGCGAGGGCGGAGGTCGCCGCGACGACCATCAGGTTCTCCGATCCGGTCACCACGACGCACCGAACGTGCGACGACAGCGCCAAGGCGGTGGAGAAGCGCCTGTTGAAGGTCTTCCGTGAGCAAGCGAAATACCGCCTGGACCACGACACGATGGGCGTCAGCACCGGAAATGACGTCCCGGCCCTGGTGGGCGGCTTCTCCGCGCGAAAGGCCGTCGTCACGGAAGAAGAGCAGAAGGAGGGGGAGGGCAAGTGA
- a CDS encoding META domain-containing protein has product MTHTPFGGRGARRTAMASAALLVGVAGLVGCGADRTTQGQEGGGAGTAPASDGSSSDAENRLPLAGPHWDIWELSVGDSGLKRAPRGAAWVTFDGAGAASGNFGCHGFRAKADIKGDTVAVRDRETLPGPEGAKSCDARQLGYEKDVRQILDGKLKITTNYSWVNLTDSHGSKLVLHKNRPFPLVGTEWDVTKLSYMDEEWPIHEDAPGIGKVYVVLDADGTFHGNFGCNDYRGKAGIGPKTIKFSQAEPTTDKRCSEAVMDREESVRKRFDQTVGYQLGPDWLLGTTYPYDNLATGFVAGAKGKR; this is encoded by the coding sequence GTGACCCACACGCCATTCGGTGGCAGGGGAGCGCGGCGCACGGCCATGGCGTCGGCCGCCCTGCTGGTGGGCGTGGCCGGTCTCGTCGGCTGTGGCGCGGACCGTACGACGCAGGGCCAAGAGGGCGGCGGGGCCGGCACGGCACCCGCGTCGGACGGTTCCTCGTCCGACGCGGAGAATCGGCTCCCGCTGGCCGGTCCGCACTGGGACATATGGGAACTGTCCGTCGGGGACAGCGGGCTGAAGCGGGCGCCGCGGGGTGCGGCCTGGGTGACGTTCGACGGTGCCGGTGCGGCGTCCGGGAATTTCGGCTGCCACGGGTTCCGGGCGAAGGCCGATATCAAGGGCGACACGGTGGCGGTGCGGGACCGGGAGACCCTGCCGGGCCCGGAGGGTGCAAAGAGCTGTGACGCGCGGCAGCTGGGCTACGAAAAGGACGTTCGGCAGATCCTCGACGGCAAGCTGAAGATCACCACCAATTACTCCTGGGTGAACCTGACCGACTCGCACGGGTCGAAACTCGTGCTGCACAAGAACCGGCCTTTCCCCCTCGTCGGCACTGAATGGGATGTCACCAAGCTCAGTTACATGGACGAGGAGTGGCCGATCCACGAAGACGCCCCGGGCATCGGCAAGGTGTATGTCGTCCTCGACGCGGACGGTACCTTCCACGGGAACTTCGGCTGCAACGACTACCGGGGCAAGGCCGGCATCGGCCCGAAGACCATCAAGTTCTCGCAGGCCGAACCGACCACGGACAAGCGGTGCTCGGAAGCGGTGATGGACAGGGAGGAATCGGTGCGCAAGCGTTTCGATCAGACGGTGGGGTACCAATTGGGGCCGGACTGGCTGCTCGGGACGACATACCCGTACGACAACCTGGCCACCGGCTTCGTGGCGGGCGCCAAGGGAAAGCGCTGA
- a CDS encoding DUF397 domain-containing protein — MDQGTWQKSSFSGEGANCVYVAAEEGGEGISLMESDAPDTVLRAAPQGLRGLIAHVKAGRLDRRG, encoded by the coding sequence ATGGACCAGGGCACATGGCAGAAGTCGTCGTTCAGCGGCGAGGGGGCGAACTGCGTATACGTAGCCGCGGAAGAGGGAGGTGAGGGCATCAGCCTGATGGAGAGCGACGCCCCCGACACCGTCCTCAGGGCCGCGCCGCAGGGGCTGCGCGGCCTCATAGCCCACGTCAAGGCGGGCAGGCTCGACCGGAGGGGCTAG